A part of Candidatus Aramenus sp. CH1 genomic DNA contains:
- a CDS encoding DUF402 domain-containing protein, which translates to MSSRKLRVRIRGIYATALTYLAKERFQVVQQSPEIAQRFNEGVVRAPADVTIKNNDEGHLIAIGQDVSNFLKEVFKASIVWKSPVKLYSVIETEDCTYMDFKVEPCMERGLVVRPPYDGKLGLDEVKAVGRYAFVWRGEGRTYFSEHVRKREVLLKISLPFNKKGYNVKWRSNAPYADERELRGELERLAMRYDNEDFKQGEDFSMVLPSLEDKLYLDEVRGKILETQRFHHMLKLSFNEVDEREPKDMFDELIKDFMEIEHVKLGGTIRLREGKVIKKDVSNEGYKLWLMREISPGGLYDGLGIEKEEGDYDVMEVDSGKWYEVHNYYSRDGRLKGKYINISTPPELLRGKIRYVDLELDIAVKDGEVKVLDEDKYLEIKKYLGEKIEKQVLSLLKEFTVA; encoded by the coding sequence ATGTCTTCCAGAAAATTAAGGGTAAGAATTAGGGGGATATATGCTACAGCTCTAACCTACTTGGCAAAGGAAAGGTTTCAAGTAGTTCAACAGAGCCCAGAGATAGCCCAGAGGTTTAACGAGGGAGTAGTAAGAGCCCCAGCTGATGTTACCATAAAGAACAACGACGAGGGCCACTTAATCGCAATAGGTCAAGACGTAAGTAACTTCCTAAAGGAAGTGTTCAAGGCATCAATAGTGTGGAAGTCCCCAGTGAAGCTCTACTCAGTGATCGAGACGGAGGACTGCACATACATGGACTTTAAAGTGGAGCCGTGCATGGAGAGGGGACTAGTGGTGAGGCCACCCTACGACGGGAAGCTGGGGCTGGACGAGGTAAAGGCTGTTGGCAGATATGCCTTCGTGTGGAGGGGAGAGGGAAGGACTTACTTCTCCGAACACGTGAGGAAAAGGGAGGTATTGCTAAAGATCAGCCTCCCCTTCAACAAGAAGGGCTACAACGTAAAGTGGAGGAGCAATGCCCCCTACGCTGACGAGAGAGAGCTCCGGGGGGAACTGGAGAGGTTGGCCATGAGGTACGATAACGAAGACTTCAAGCAGGGAGAGGACTTCTCCATGGTACTGCCCTCCCTTGAGGACAAGCTCTATCTAGACGAAGTGAGGGGGAAGATCTTGGAGACCCAGAGGTTCCACCACATGCTAAAGCTGAGCTTCAACGAGGTCGACGAGAGGGAACCAAAGGACATGTTCGACGAGCTCATCAAGGACTTCATGGAGATAGAACACGTGAAGCTTGGGGGCACAATTAGGCTGAGGGAAGGAAAGGTGATAAAAAAGGATGTTAGCAACGAGGGCTACAAGCTTTGGCTAATGAGGGAGATCTCCCCCGGTGGGCTCTATGACGGCCTCGGAATAGAGAAGGAGGAAGGGGACTACGACGTCATGGAGGTCGACTCGGGCAAATGGTACGAGGTCCACAACTACTACTCCAGGGACGGAAGGTTAAAGGGGAAGTACATCAACATCTCTACGCCCCCAGAACTCTTGAGGGGGAAGATAAGGTACGTGGACCTCGAGCTTGACATAGCGGTAAAGGACGGGGAGGTAAAGGTCTTGGACGAAGATAAGTACCTTGAAATAAAGAAATACCTTGGGGAAAAAATAGAGAAACAGGTTTTGAGCTTACTAAAAGAGTTCACTGTTGCTTAA